In Pectinophora gossypiella chromosome 5, ilPecGoss1.1, whole genome shotgun sequence, a genomic segment contains:
- the LOC126366894 gene encoding GTP-binding protein Di-Ras2 — protein MPEQSNDYRVVVFGAGGVGKSSLVLRFVKGTFRESYIPTIEDTYRQVISSNKTICTLQITDTTGSHQFPAMQRLSISKGHAFILVYSVSSRQSLEELKPIWQTIKEIKGTELPNIPVMLAGNKCDESPEIREVSAAEGQAQAQAWGVSFMETSAKTNHNVTQLFQELLNMEKNRNVSLQVDGKGKKKKDKVVKDGGEGSTSGREKCSVM, from the exons ATGCCGGAGCAAAGTAACGATTACCGAGTTGTTGTGTTCGGAGCGGGTGGCGTAGGAAAGAGCTCTCTGGTTTTACGATTTGTAAAGGGCACATTCAGAGAATCCTACATACCGACAATCGAAGATACATACAGACAG GTGATAAGCAGCAACAAAACAATATGTACACTCCAGATTACTGATACTACAGGCTCCCATCAATTTCCAGCAATGCAACGATTATCAATAAGCAAG GGACATGCCTTTATATTGGTGTATTCAGTGAGCAGTCGACAATCCTTGGAGGAATTAAAGCCAATATGGCAGACGATAAAAGAGATAAAAGGCACAGAGTTGCCAAACATTCCTGTGATGCTGGCGGGTAACAAGTGTGATGAAAGTCCAGAGATCCGGGAGGTGTCTGCGGCCGAGGGTCAGGCACAGGCGCAGGCCTGGGGAGTTTCCTTCATGGAAACATCTGCAAAAACCAATCATAATGTTACACAACTTTTCCAG gAGCTGCTTAACATGGAAAAGAACAGAAATGTTTCTCTTCAAGTTGACGGAAAGGGTAAGAAGAAGAAAGACAAAGTAGTGAAAGATGGCGGGGAAGGTTCAACCAGCGGCAGAGAGAAGTGTAGCGTGATGTAA
- the LOC126366885 gene encoding constitutive coactivator of PPAR-gamma-like protein 1: MGIQDLQTFLENEGVGVDLFRIARNHPGGFRLVLDAEGCLDRLYGGYFSDWACGGQWARCVQFLTTLAQALAEHQVALCVCFNGAHPTPPAVPQHWIQTQTMYRQRVNSVLRHIVTKGTPPPKVWWVPPMGLHSCLRTALRYLNIPIMVSSDDHCQEVVGLCREKTYAGLVGCSGEYLVFQPPRYFSSSQLKLTYRSSLETKEYMVHELPKVLDVPQDRLCLMAALLGGTILSEQSLTDFYKRVGITSKKQVPPETLIKAVCQFVRELPSADVDAACVELFGDLNDLRAAKLKQAVQYYLNGTKDGFLKYRTASGRRPKNNRKNQKPESSPPSTSTDLDTTKLATESTEHEQKGLEDYKLATANASMNADFSMEERGPDVSQSLAAVSLEGGDAGAAKPPAAVAADDNKKPQPPAKESRQSVSKSASSEDNCPAAPGEVLRTCAERHARGLMHPHMLAILTHRQVALPVLMEDDNHREIPSIHHFFRPIRQNVYAILYNMHHHRFMAQKAKEEGTASTSASDRPCTVQIAEWIYSRVNSGKSPEIVPGVVLEWPVPTVQRLWFGTAQDDKCRRMRAFLSCMRSDTPLMLNTSYVPQHLLILATVLRFIMTSQIQILRRQELDAFLATAFSSDLMNALHLQEMNVNGISSRGVQLGALVMAGAEAALLANDACGAPVPWLVAAPWLYFDGKLLQRNLQRATHCKHLAQLCDNHLDTVVKVERMRKAILEGLEVEFAMPPLPLVASLGGWARGRGRGARLEIAGVVVGQWGGGSYPARTARYPQVSYVGYTPPVRNAYGSRGAYRGGRGRGRGARGAAAPRAPRRQRRDDEPAKPATLSVNGKTVRPDEVSTQAEEGSPHEDTSAADNDTDGAQAQKTKTAKNAKKNMGKGKKKSTNQKTEVAQTLEANGPHDKNKVTESSQITEKEHIGQGDAPVSN; this comes from the exons ATGGGCATACAGGACCTTCAAACCTTTTTGGAGAATGAGGGAGTTGGAGTGGATTTGTTTCGTATTGCTAGAAATCATCCCGGCGGGTTCCGGCTGGTGCTTGACGCAGAAGGGTGCTTAGATCGCCTCTACGGCGGATATTTCTCAG atTGGGCATGTGGAGGTCAGTGGGCACGATGTGTTCAGTTCCTCACAACATTAGCACAAGCTCTTGCGGAACATCAAGTGGCTCTGTGTGTGTGCTTTAATGGTGCCCATCCCACTCCACCAGCAGTTCCTCAACACTGGATCCAGACTCAAACCATGTACCGGCAGAGGGTCAACTCT GTATTGCGACACATTGTCACAAAAGGCACTCCACCACCGAAGGTCTGGTGGGTACCACCAATGGGTCTACATTCCTGCCTGAGGACTGCTCTGAGATACCTCAATATTCCAATT ATGGTATCTTCTGATGATCATTGCCAAGAAGTAGTTGGTCTATGCCGTGAGAAAACATATGCTGGCCTAGTGGGTTGCTCTGGGGAATACCTAGTGTTTCAGCCTCCAAGATATTTCAGTTCATCACAACTGAAGCTTACATACAGG TCATCACTGGAGACAAAAGAGTATATGGTGCATGAATTGCCAAAAGTTCTGGATGTCCCACAAGACCGTTTGTGTTTGATGGCGGCCTTGCTGGGTGGAACCATACTGTCTGAACAAAGTCTTACAGACTTTTACAAGCGAGTCGGAATTACGTCGAAAAAG CAAGTGCCTCCAGAGACTCTGATCAAGGCGGTGTGCCAGTTTGTACGTGAACTGCCTTCCGCCGACGTTGACGCCGCTTGCGTCGAACTATTCGGCGATCTCAACGATCTCCGCGCTGCCAAACTCAAACAAGCTGTACAGTATTATCTCAACGGCACTAAAGATGGCTTCCTCAAATACAGGACTGCATCTG GCCGCCGCCCGAAAAATAATAGAAAGAACCAGAAGCCCGAGTCAAGCCCACCATCAACTTCAACGGACTTGGACACTACCAAGCTGGCGACAGAGTCGACTGAACATGAG CAAAAAGGCTTGGAAGATTACAAATTGGCAACAGCAAACGCGTCAATGAACGCGGACTTTAGCATGGAGGAGCGAGGGCCGGACGTGAGCCAGAGCCTCGCGGCCGTGTCGCTCGAGGGCGGAGACGCCGGCGCCGCCAAGCCGCCTGCCGCCGTCGCCGCCGACGACAATAAAAAGCCGCAACCGCCGGCCAAAGAG AGTCGGCAGAGCGTGAGCAAGAGTGCGTCGAGCGAGGACAACTGCCCCGCGGCGCCGGGCGAGGTGCTGCGCACGTGCGCGGAGCGGCACGCACGCGGCCTCATGCACCCGCACATGCTGGCCATCCTCACGCACCGCCAGGTGGCGCTGCCCGTGCTCATGGAGGACGACAACCACCGCGAGATCCCCTCCATACACCACTTCTTCCGACCCATCCGACAGAACGTCTACGCTATACTGTACAACATGCATCACCACCGGTTCATGGCGCAGAAGGCTAAAG AGGAAGGCACAGCAAGCACATCGGCCTCCGACCGCCCGTGCACCGTGCAGATTGCAGAGTGGATCTACTCGCGCGTCAATTCCGGCAAAAGCCCGGAGATTGTCCCGGGTGTCGTGCTAGAGTGGCCAGTGCCCACTGTGCAAAGGCTTTGGTTCGG AACTGCCCAAGACGATAAATGCCGCCGAATGCGAGCTTTCCTATCTTGCATGCGCTCTGATACACCTCTGATGCTGAACACGTCTTATGTGCCTCAACATCTGCTGATCTTAGCTACCGTATTGAG ATTCATCATGACGTCCCAGATACAAATTCTGAGGCGTCAGGAATTGGACGCATTCTTGGCAACAGCTTTCTCCAGTGATCTCATGAACGCTCTCCATCTTCAAGAGATGAAT GTGAACGGCATAAGCTCTCGCGGCGTGCAACTAGGCGCACTGGTAATGGCGGGAGCGGAGGCGGCTCTGCTAGCCAACGACGCGTGCGGTGCACCAGTGCCGTGGCTCGTGGCCGCGCCCTGGCTCTACTTCGACGGCAAGTTGCTGCAACGCAACCTGCAACGCGCCACACACTGCAAGCATCTCGCTCAGCTTTGTGACAATCATCTGGACACCGTCGTGAAG GTGGAACGCATGCGCAAAGCCATCTTGGAAGGTCTGGAAGTGGAGTTCGCGatgccgccgctgccgctggtGGCATCGCTAGGCGGCTGGGCGCGCGGccgcgggcgcggcgcgcggctgGAGATAGCCGGCGTCGTGGTGGGGCAGTGGGGCGGCGGCAGCTACCCCGCGCGCACCGCGCGCTACCCGCAA GTGAGCTACGTGGGCTACACGCCACCGGTGCGCAACGCATACGGATCTCGCGGCGCATACCGCGGCGGGCGCGGTcgcgggcgcggggcgcgcggcgccgccgccccccgcgccccgcgccgccagCGCCGCGACGACGAGCCCGCCAAACCCGCCACGCTCTCTGTCAACGG CAAAACTGTGAGGCCGGATGAGGTCAGCACTCAAGCTGAAGAAGGAAGCCCCCATGAGGATACTTCAGCTGCCGATAATGATACTGATG GAGCACAAGCTCAGAAAACGAAGACTGCTAAAAATGCCAAGAAGAATATGGGAAAGGGCAAGAAGAAGAGCACCAACCAGAAGACTGAGGTAGCCCAGACGCTGGAGGCGAACGGGCCCCACGACAAGAATAAG GTTACGGAGTCTAGCCAAATAACTGAAAAGGAGCACATTGGCCAAGGTGATGCACCAGTTTCTAACTAA
- the LOC126366889 gene encoding LOW QUALITY PROTEIN: uncharacterized protein LOC126366889 (The sequence of the model RefSeq protein was modified relative to this genomic sequence to represent the inferred CDS: substituted 1 base at 1 genomic stop codon): MGVFNKQSVSAYFRFVPGSRFITRKFMRTFELIRLGFGVGVYFEGGGLGFIIITFHHFINHQEKKYVRHGCMGIVPFALPFGENQTKKKKKRIKKLKKKKKSNDISSASSXSSKVKVVELLHQYNDIKDATQVVINHIANIEGTTVTEIHKRLNLTE, translated from the exons atgggagtattcaataaacaaagtgtatctgcctattttcgcttcgtgccaggaagccgcttcataactcgaaagtttatgcggacttttgagttaattcgtttggggttcggagtaggagtctacttcgagggtgggggcttag gtttcatcatcatcacctttcatcatttcattaatcatcaagaaaaaaaatacgtcagacatggctgtatgggcatagttccctttgccttacccttcggggaaaaccaaaccaaaaaaaaaaaaaaaaggataaaaaagttaaaaaaaaaaaagaaatcaaatgacatttcatCGGCTTCATCGTGATCGAGCAAAGTTAAGGT AGTGGAACTTCTGCACCAGTACAATGACATCAAGGACGCCACACAAGTTGTTATCAATCACATAGCCAACATTGAGGGCACTACCGTCACTGAAATACATAAACGCTTAAACCTTACggaatga
- the LOC126366886 gene encoding GPN-loop GTPase 2: MEVANVKRFKPAHKYYGQLVLGPPGAGKTTYCSKMTELLKKLGRNVIVVNLDPANDMMSYKPDIDVRDLVALEDVMDEYKLGPNGALLYCMEYLEKNIDWLLDQLKGDNSTIFIFDLPGQVELYCHHESLANIFSKLTNEGNFQLCVVHLVDSHHCSDAGKFIAALMLSLSAMLKIGLPHINLLTKVDLLQQHMDKLQFGIDFYTEVLDLNYLLDCLEADKFTMKYQKLNSALVSIIEDYSLVTFQLVNMFKEESLVKVKNAVDKANGYVFKSESEGRHINSMLACAMGVDDPHSNDIDTFE, translated from the coding sequence ATGGAAGTTGCTAATGTGAAGAGATTCAAACCTGCTCATAAATATTATGGTCAACTGGTCCTTGGACCCCCTGGTGCTGGGAAGACAACATACTGCAGCAAAATGACAGAATTACTAAAGAAGTTGGGAAGGAATGTCATAGTTGTAAATTTAGATCCTGCTAATGATATGATGAGTTATAAACCAGATATTGATGTTAGAGATCTGGTTGCTCTAGAAGATGTGATGGATGAGTATAAACTTGGTCCAAATGGAGCTTTGTTGTATTGCATGGAGTATTTGGAGAAAAACATTGACTGGCTCTTAGATCAACTAAAAGGCGACAACTCAACAATCTTTATATTTGATTTGCCAGGCCAAGTTGAGCTCTACTGCCACCATGAAAGCCTggcaaatattttttcaaagctGACAaacgaggggaattttcaactGTGTGTTGTACATTTAGTAGACTCTCACCATTGCTCAGATGCTGGAAAATTTATTGCAGCTCTAATGTTATCTTTGAGTGCAATGTTAAAAATTGGTCTACCTCATATAAACTTACTAACAAAAGTTGATTTACTACAACAACATATGGATAAATTGCAATTTGGTATAGATTTTTACACTGAAGTATTAGATTTGAATTATCTCTTGGACTGTTTAGAAGCTGACAAGTTTACAATGAAGTATCAAAAACTGAACAGTGCTCTTGTTTCCATAATTGAAGATTATAGTTTGGTAACATTTCAACTTGTGAATATGTTTAAGGAAGAAAGTttggtaaaagtaaaaaatgcaGTAGATAAAGCTAACGGATATGTTTTCAAATCTGAGTCAGAAGGCAGGCATATAAACAGTATGTTAGCATGTGCTATGGGTGTTGATGATCCACATAGTAATGATATTGAtacttttgaataa
- the LOC126366899 gene encoding 60S ribosomal protein L37: MTKGTSSFGKRRNKTHTLCRRCGRSSYHIQKSKCAQCGYPAAKLRSYHWSVKAKRRKTTGTGRMRHLKIVRRRFRNGFKEGKPTPKKVAPAS; this comes from the exons ATG ACGAAGGGAACTTCGAGCTTCGGTAAACGCCGGAATAAGACACATACACTATGCAGACGATGTGGTAGATCTTCATATCACATCCAAAAGTCCAAATGCGCACAGTGTGGATACCCAGCAGCTAAGCTGCGATcct ACCACTGGTCAGTGAAGGCTAAGCGCAGGAAGACCACCGGCACCGGCCGCATGCGTCACCTGAAGATTGTGAGGAGGCGTTTCCGCAACGGCTTCAAGGAGGGCAAACCCACGCCTAAGAAGGTCGCCCCTGCATCGTAG
- the LOC126366898 gene encoding PDZ domain-containing protein GIPC3, with protein MSLFKKKAPKYSAPPVPPPPVEDVHHQSNGVDNNNGSQKSQLVFHCQQAHGSPLGLISGFSNVKELYQKIAECYDFPPDDILFCTLNTHKVDMKKLLGGQIGLEDFIFAHRKGRPKEIEIVKTEDALGLTITDNGAGYAFIKRIKEGSIVARIPHIEVGDHIEKLDGENMVGKRHYEVAKILKEIPKGTTFTIRLVEPLKSGFASIGPKTSSARSGRKQNYGSGKETLRFKANGQATIENEHDEKSKAGIEKINSLLESFMGINDSELATQMWDLADGKTNSMQLADAIDNSDLQEFGFTDEFIIELWGVITDARSGRLS; from the exons ATGTCGTTGTTTAAGAAGAAGGCTCCGAAGTACTCGGCCCCGCCGGTGCCGCCGCCTCCGGTCGAGGACGTGCACCACCAGAGCAACGGTGTGGACAACAACAACGGCTCGCAGAAGTCGCAGCTGGTGTTCCACTGCCAGCAGGCGCACGGCAGCCCGCTTGGACTCATCTCCGGATTCTCCAACGTCAAGGAACTCTACCAGAAGATCGCAGAATGCTACGATTTTCCACCCGACGAT ATTTTGTTTTGCACGCTGAACACCCACAAAGTGGATATGAAAAAGCTTCTTGGTGGACAAATAGGATTAGAAGACTTCATATTTGCACATAGAAAAGGACGTCCAAAGGAAATAGAAATCGTTAAGACAGAGGATGCTCTTGGATTGACAATCACAGACAATGGCGCGGGATATGCGTTCATAAAGAGGATAAAAGAAGGCTCTATAGTTGCGAGAATACCGCACATCGAA GTCGGTGATCACATCGAGAAACTAGACGGAGAGAACATGGTTGGGAAGAGACATTACGAAGTTGCGAAAATTTTGAAAGAAATTCCCAAAGGGACGACGTTTACAATTCGGCTCGTGGAACCTTTAAAGAGTGGATTTGCAAGTATTGGCCCAAAAACAAGTAGTGCAAGATCCGGTAGAAAACAAAATTACGGCTCAGGAAAAGAAACTTTAAGATTCAAAGCTAACGGTCAAGCAACTATAGAAAATGAG CATGACGAGAAATCCAAAGCCGGTATTGAGAAAATCAACAGTCTTCTGGAGTCGTTTATGGGGATCAATGACTCGGAACTGGCGACGCAGATGTGGGACCTCGCTGATGGCAAGACCAATTCGATGCAACTCGCTGACGCCATCGACAATAGCGATCTTCAAGAGTTTGGCTTTACAGACGAATTCATCATCGAACTGTGGGGAGTAATCACTGACGCCAGATCTGGTAGACTGAGCTAG